The Coffea arabica cultivar ET-39 chromosome 1e, Coffea Arabica ET-39 HiFi, whole genome shotgun sequence genome has a window encoding:
- the LOC140016997 gene encoding uncharacterized protein has product MIKTLKGEHYYGRNYSNRHATSTYLSNKFQAKVRDDPGYSIPGIVNETRRLFMLDISQKIAARTKQKALEALRGNDMEQYHRLWDYVATVKNSNPDSHISLQIDRRNVEERAIFQRIYYGLGALKNGFLKGCRPIIGLDGCFLKSPFGDQLLTALGRDANENMFPISFAVVEVENYDSWSWFLQELISQIGRGNKGVAYTFISDRQKGLVHAIEELFLESKHRFCLKHMFENFKQRFKNQDLRNMFWEVAAATSMPEHETAIANLARADP; this is encoded by the coding sequence ATGATCAAAACTCTTAAGGGAGAGCACTATTATGGCAGGAATTACAGCAATCGACATGCCACTTCAACATATCTGAGTAATAAATTTCAAGCTAAAGTGAGGGATGATCCTGGATATAGTATTCCTGGCATAGTGAATGAGACAAGAAGATTATTTATGCTAGATATTAGTCAAAAAATAGCTGCCAGAACAAAGCAAAAAGCATTAGAGGCACTTAGGGGCAATGACATGGAGCAATACCACAGACTTTGGGATTATGTAGCTACTGTTAAAAATTCAAATCCTGATAGTCATATTTCATTGCAAATTGATAGGCGAAATGTTGAGGAAAGAGCTATATTTCAGAGGATATATTATGGTTTAGGTGCTTTGAAAAATGGTTTCCTAAAAGGATGTAGACCTATCATAGGACTAGATGGCTGCTTCCTTAAGAGTCCCTTTGGAGATCAGCTGCTTACAGCCTTGGGTAGGGATGCCAATGAAAATATGTTCCCTATTTCCTTTGCTGTTGTTGAGGTAGAGAATTACGATAGTTGGAGTTGGTTTTTGCAGGAATTAATCAGCCAAATTGGAAGAGGAAACAAAGGAGTGGCTTACACTTTCATTTCAGATAGGCAAAAGGGTCTTGTCCATGCAATTGAAGAATTGTTTCTTGAATCAAAGCACAGATTCTGTTTGAAACATATGTTCGAGAACTTCAAACAAAGATTCAAGAATCAAGACCTTAGAAACATGTTTTGGGAAGTTGCTGCAGCAACAAGCATGCCGGAGCATGAAACTGCCATAGCAAATCTTGCGAGGGCTGACCCATAG
- the LOC140017004 gene encoding uncharacterized protein: protein MGPDLLEKIKGIIVDSGGDANIDPKVWAAGFTAALLKKYNSSSYPSVVAVGRNQLESGVDTSKLREKEPLSVKTLLLSAFEKLFSYLLNLNDVKQQLTKIISVLSKNRPSCPHLYLYSTVNKVIPFSSVESFVEEQKRSGKNVWAFNFGASPHVDHYRTFPSVYTSELERFLNKCLVIVKKL, encoded by the exons ATGGG GCCAGATTTATTGGAGAAAATCAAGGGAATTATTGTTGATTCAGGAGGTGACGCTAATATAGATCCCAAGGTCTGGGCTGCTGGATTTACTGCAGCCCTGCTAAAGAAATACAATTCATCATCTTATCCATCAGTTGTAGCTGTAGGAAGaaatcaattggaaagtggagtTGATACCTCAAAGTTGCGAGAAAAGGAGCCCCTGTCCGTTAAAACCTTACTTTTGTCAGCATTTGAGAAGCTCTTCTCTTATCTCCTAAACTTGAACGACGTCAAACAGCAGTTGACAAAGATAATCTCTGTCCTTTCAAAAAACAGGCCTTCTTGCCCACATCTTTATCTGTATAGTACAGTTAATAAGGTCATTCCATTCTCATCAGTTGAGTCATTTGTTGAAGAACAGAAGAGAAGTGGGAAAAATGTGTGGGCATTCAACTTTGGTGCATCACCTCATGTTGACCATTATCGGACTTTTCCCAGTGTATATACATCAGAGCTTGAGAGGTTTTTGAACAAGTGTCTAGTCATAGTGAAGAAGTTATAA